The proteins below come from a single Streptococcus hyointestinalis genomic window:
- the plsY gene encoding glycerol-3-phosphate 1-O-acyltransferase PlsY encodes MRVFVFILIAYLLGSIPSGLWIGKIFYHVNLREHGSGNTGTTNTFRILGAKAGITTFVIDALKGTIATCLPALFGVSVNPLLFGFFAIIGHTFPIFAGFKGGKAVATSAGVLLGYSPIFLIFLLIIFGIVLYLYSMISLASVAAASVGIIGVLVFPACHFILTSYDPLFMIITLAIATLIIVRHRENLSRIRQKKENIVPFGLNLSHQKPVK; translated from the coding sequence ATGAGAGTTTTCGTTTTTATTTTAATCGCTTATTTATTAGGATCCATTCCTAGTGGGCTTTGGATTGGAAAGATTTTTTACCACGTAAACCTTAGAGAGCACGGATCTGGTAACACAGGAACTACCAATACTTTTCGTATCTTAGGTGCCAAGGCTGGTATCACCACTTTTGTTATTGACGCTCTAAAGGGGACTATCGCCACTTGTCTGCCTGCTCTTTTTGGCGTTAGCGTCAATCCGCTTTTGTTTGGTTTTTTTGCCATCATCGGGCATACTTTTCCGATATTTGCAGGCTTTAAGGGGGGAAAAGCCGTTGCCACCAGTGCTGGGGTGCTACTGGGCTATTCACCGATTTTCCTCATCTTCTTGCTGATTATTTTTGGCATTGTGCTATATTTGTACAGCATGATTTCCCTAGCCAGTGTCGCTGCAGCTAGTGTCGGTATTATTGGCGTCTTGGTCTTTCCTGCCTGCCACTTTATCCTGACCAGCTACGACCCACTCTTTATGATAATAACGCTCGCCATTGCCACACTTATCATTGTCAGACACCGAGAAAATCTGAGCCGTATCCGTCAGAAAAAAGAAAATATCGTGCCTTTTGGGCTCAACCTCAGCCATCAAAAGCCAGTCAAATAA
- a CDS encoding alpha/beta hydrolase, with protein MTKTIVFIHGFMNNNKVWTDWKSFFEERGYKVHAPSWPYLDGDVANLQQSPNPALAQLTFSDVVSHYQDYIATLTEKPILIGHSLGGVIVQKLEELDCAAKAVCVNSGPPKGLAILDWNFIVSNLQLLNPLSKAPTVWMSDKWYHTYVTNDLTFEETKAFRARYTLPSSKQVSKTIEAIDFAKPHALLLFIAGGADKSQPAKINLKNAKAYTDKTSQVDYKCFAERTHNTLNQTGWQDVADYICQWVES; from the coding sequence ATGACGAAAACGATTGTGTTTATTCATGGCTTTATGAATAACAACAAGGTCTGGACAGACTGGAAGAGCTTTTTTGAGGAGCGAGGTTACAAGGTGCATGCACCGTCATGGCCTTATTTGGATGGAGACGTGGCGAACTTGCAACAATCTCCAAATCCTGCTTTAGCGCAGCTGACTTTTTCTGATGTGGTCAGCCATTATCAAGACTACATCGCAACACTCACTGAAAAGCCGATTCTCATCGGGCATTCATTGGGTGGCGTCATTGTACAAAAACTGGAAGAGCTGGATTGTGCTGCAAAGGCGGTTTGTGTCAATTCTGGTCCGCCAAAAGGCTTAGCGATTTTGGATTGGAACTTTATCGTTTCTAACCTTCAGTTGTTAAACCCGTTGTCAAAAGCGCCTACGGTTTGGATGTCTGACAAGTGGTACCACACCTATGTGACCAACGACCTCACCTTTGAGGAGACCAAGGCTTTTAGAGCGAGATACACGCTACCAAGCAGTAAGCAAGTGTCAAAGACTATCGAAGCGATTGATTTTGCAAAACCGCATGCGCTGCTGCTTTTTATCGCAGGAGGGGCTGACAAGTCACAACCTGCTAAAATTAACCTCAAAAACGCCAAAGCCTACACGGACAAAACCAGCCAAGTGGATTACAAGTGCTTTGCTGAGAGAACCCACAACACCCTCAACCAAACAGGATGGCAGGACGTGGCAGACTACATCTGTCAGTGGGTGGAGAGTTAG
- the parC gene encoding DNA topoisomerase IV subunit A → MTNIQHMSLEDIMGERFGRYSKYIIQERALPDIRDGLKPVQRRILYSMNKDGNTFDKGYRKSAKSVGNIMGNFHPHGDSSIYDAMVRMSQDWKNREILVEMHGNNGSMDGDPPAAMRYTEARLSEIAGYLLQDIDKETVPFAWNFDDTEKEPTVLPAAFPNLLVNGATGISAGYATDIPPHNLAEVIDAVVYLIDHPKAKLDKLMEFLPGPDFPTGAIIQGRDEIKKAYETGKGRVVVRSRTAIESLKGGKSQIVVTEIPYEVNKATLVKKIDEICLNNKVPGIAEVRDESDRTGLRIAIELKKDADQETILNYLLKYTDLQINYNFNMVAIDHYTPRQVGLIAMLSSYIAHRKDIIISRSRFDKEKAEKRLHIVEGLIRVISILDEVIATIRASENKADAKENLKVSYDFTEAQAEAIVTLQLYRLTNTDIVTLEEEEASLRERITLLQAIIGDERTMYNVMKKELREVKKKFASPRLSELQDKAEVIEIDSASLIVTEDTYVSVTRGGYLKRTSPRSYSASTLEELGKREDDELTFLAQAKTTQHLLLFTNLGNVIYRPVHELADIRWKEIGEHLSQTITTYGVEEEIIHAELVDDFDTSAVYMAVTAHGQIKRFERSDIAPWRTYKSKALKYAKLKDDKDRVVLLTAVGSEDVMLVSQKGYALRFNSSEVPIVSNKAAGVKAMNLKDEDVINSAFLVTTDSFYLLTQRGSLKRMAVDVIAPTSRAKRGLLVLRELKSKPHRVFKAGSVRADEVALDLFTAENSTSAPQELEILSTTGQVYRVVLSDLSLSERTSNGSFISETISDEEVLSARIINDTFVTK, encoded by the coding sequence ATGACCAACATTCAACACATGTCCCTAGAGGACATCATGGGAGAGCGCTTTGGGCGCTACTCCAAGTACATTATTCAAGAGCGGGCGCTGCCTGACATTCGTGATGGGCTAAAGCCTGTTCAGCGCCGCATTCTCTACTCCATGAACAAGGACGGAAACACCTTTGACAAGGGTTACCGCAAGTCGGCTAAGTCCGTCGGAAATATCATGGGGAATTTTCACCCGCATGGTGACAGCTCCATCTATGACGCCATGGTGCGTATGTCTCAGGATTGGAAAAACCGTGAGATTTTAGTGGAAATGCACGGAAACAACGGTTCCATGGACGGTGATCCGCCTGCGGCTATGCGTTATACCGAGGCTCGTTTGTCTGAGATTGCAGGTTATCTCTTGCAGGACATTGATAAGGAGACCGTGCCTTTTGCATGGAACTTTGACGATACGGAAAAAGAACCAACGGTCTTACCTGCTGCCTTTCCAAATCTTCTAGTCAATGGGGCAACAGGGATTTCCGCTGGATATGCTACGGACATCCCACCGCACAATTTGGCAGAAGTCATTGACGCTGTGGTGTATCTGATTGACCATCCAAAGGCGAAGTTAGATAAGCTCATGGAGTTTTTACCGGGACCAGATTTCCCGACAGGCGCTATTATCCAAGGGCGTGACGAGATTAAGAAAGCCTATGAGACGGGTAAAGGTCGTGTCGTGGTGCGTTCTCGCACAGCCATTGAATCTTTAAAGGGCGGTAAATCGCAGATTGTCGTAACCGAGATTCCTTACGAGGTCAATAAAGCCACGCTGGTGAAAAAAATTGATGAGATTTGCCTCAACAATAAGGTACCTGGTATTGCAGAAGTGCGTGATGAGTCCGACCGTACAGGGCTTCGCATTGCGATTGAGCTTAAAAAGGACGCTGACCAAGAAACTATCCTCAACTACCTGCTCAAATACACCGACCTGCAAATCAACTATAACTTCAACATGGTAGCTATCGACCACTACACGCCTCGTCAGGTGGGCTTGATTGCTATGCTGTCCAGCTACATCGCACACCGCAAGGACATCATCATTTCCCGCTCTCGCTTTGACAAGGAAAAGGCAGAGAAGCGCCTGCACATCGTTGAGGGGCTTATCCGTGTCATTTCCATCTTGGACGAGGTGATTGCGACTATCCGTGCGTCTGAAAATAAAGCTGACGCTAAGGAAAACCTCAAGGTCAGCTACGATTTTACCGAGGCACAAGCAGAAGCCATCGTGACGCTGCAACTCTATCGCCTGACCAATACCGATATTGTCACGCTTGAGGAGGAAGAAGCGAGCCTACGTGAGCGCATTACGCTCCTGCAAGCGATTATCGGTGATGAGCGCACCATGTACAATGTCATGAAAAAAGAACTGCGTGAGGTCAAGAAAAAATTTGCCAGCCCACGTCTGTCTGAACTGCAAGACAAAGCAGAGGTGATTGAGATTGACAGCGCCAGCCTTATCGTGACGGAGGACACTTATGTTAGCGTGACTCGTGGTGGCTATCTCAAACGTACTAGCCCACGTTCTTATTCAGCGTCAACACTCGAGGAGCTGGGCAAGCGTGAGGATGATGAGCTGACTTTCCTTGCGCAGGCAAAAACCACTCAGCACCTGCTGCTCTTTACCAACCTTGGCAATGTCATCTATCGTCCGGTGCATGAGCTGGCTGATATTCGTTGGAAAGAAATCGGTGAGCATTTGTCGCAGACTATTACTACTTACGGCGTTGAGGAGGAGATTATCCATGCGGAGCTTGTTGACGACTTTGATACATCAGCTGTTTACATGGCAGTCACTGCTCATGGGCAAATCAAGCGCTTTGAGCGCTCAGACATCGCACCGTGGCGCACCTACAAGTCAAAAGCACTCAAATACGCTAAGCTAAAAGACGACAAAGACCGTGTGGTGCTATTGACTGCTGTTGGTTCCGAGGATGTTATGCTGGTATCGCAAAAAGGTTACGCTCTGCGCTTTAATAGCTCGGAAGTGCCGATTGTCAGCAACAAAGCGGCTGGCGTCAAAGCCATGAATCTAAAAGACGAAGACGTCATCAACAGTGCCTTTCTTGTGACGACAGATAGTTTTTATCTCTTGACCCAGCGTGGAAGTCTTAAGCGCATGGCAGTTGATGTCATTGCTCCAACCAGCAGAGCTAAGCGAGGGCTTCTCGTCTTGCGTGAGCTCAAGTCAAAACCGCACCGTGTCTTTAAGGCAGGTAGTGTGAGAGCTGATGAGGTAGCGCTTGATTTATTTACCGCAGAAAATAGCACAAGTGCTCCACAAGAACTTGAAATCCTCTCCACCACAGGGCAAGTTTACCGAGTCGTGCTGTCAGATTTGTCGCTCTCAGAGCGCACAAGCAACGGCAGCTTCATCTCAGAGACTATCTCAGATGAGGAAGTGCTATCTGCTCGCATTATCAACGATACTTTTGTGACCAAGTAG
- the pabB gene encoding aminodeoxychorismate synthase component I: MHKQTIIDFKALGKRLIFTQPIAELVARKLDDVKQVLRQVQTYQDQGYYVVGYVSYEAALAFEAHFAVKKKRLSQEHLAYFTVHKTAKAEPFPNSYEPVTMPTQWDNATTEPSYQAAIAAIHEQIRQGNTYQVNYTTCLSADLAADSLAVYNRLVIEQGASYNAYISHDDFAVVSVSPELFFEKRGQKLITRPMKGTTKRGLTAASDLKNKEWLQNDTKNRAENLMIVDLLRNDMGRISEIDSVRVTKLCQVEQYSTVWQMTSTIESQLQKDKGLPAIFEALFPCGSITGAPKIATMAIIEKLEIQPRGVYCGTIGLCLPNGDALFNVAIRTLQIADSKAYYGVGGGITWDSQWQDEYIETQQKSAVLTHTKPSFELLTTAKIENAQVTFVDQHLERLREASRYFAYPFDEEAICTQLSTLCEQLDVQKTYRCRMRLDKLGQFTVDCEELLPLAASMTEAVLVQRESSADTPFYYFKTTYRKHISSASCEQIFISPDGFLQETSIGNIVLKYGDSYYTPPVEVGIVDGIYRRFLLDKGQVIEKQLTLSDLKKADAIYTCNSVRGLYELRLKS; the protein is encoded by the coding sequence ATGCATAAACAGACTATTATTGATTTTAAAGCCTTAGGGAAACGTCTCATTTTTACCCAACCAATAGCAGAGCTTGTGGCGAGAAAACTTGATGATGTGAAGCAAGTGCTTCGTCAGGTGCAGACCTACCAAGATCAAGGCTACTATGTCGTAGGTTATGTCAGCTACGAAGCGGCACTAGCTTTTGAAGCCCATTTTGCGGTCAAAAAGAAGCGTTTGTCACAAGAACATTTGGCTTATTTCACCGTTCATAAAACGGCTAAAGCTGAGCCTTTTCCAAATAGTTACGAGCCAGTCACTATGCCGACCCAGTGGGACAATGCCACAACAGAACCATCCTACCAAGCGGCTATCGCTGCCATTCACGAGCAGATTAGACAGGGCAATACCTATCAAGTCAACTACACGACTTGTTTGAGTGCCGATTTGGCAGCTGATTCCCTCGCTGTCTACAATCGTCTCGTGATTGAGCAGGGCGCCTCTTACAACGCTTACATTTCCCACGATGACTTTGCTGTGGTGTCTGTCAGCCCAGAGCTCTTTTTTGAAAAGCGGGGGCAAAAACTTATCACCCGCCCCATGAAAGGAACGACCAAGCGAGGATTGACTGCGGCAAGTGACCTAAAAAATAAGGAATGGCTCCAAAATGACACCAAAAACCGTGCGGAAAATCTGATGATTGTTGATCTACTGCGTAACGACATGGGGCGCATTTCAGAGATTGATAGCGTTCGAGTTACTAAACTGTGCCAAGTAGAGCAGTATTCGACCGTCTGGCAGATGACCTCCACCATCGAAAGTCAGCTCCAAAAAGATAAGGGACTGCCTGCTATTTTTGAAGCACTTTTTCCCTGCGGGTCTATCACAGGAGCGCCCAAGATTGCGACCATGGCGATTATCGAGAAGCTTGAGATACAGCCACGAGGTGTTTACTGTGGGACGATCGGTCTTTGCCTGCCAAATGGCGATGCGCTTTTCAACGTTGCCATCAGGACGCTTCAGATAGCAGATAGCAAAGCTTACTACGGTGTTGGAGGAGGTATCACATGGGATAGCCAGTGGCAGGACGAGTACATAGAAACCCAGCAAAAAAGTGCTGTGCTCACCCACACAAAGCCTAGCTTTGAGCTTCTGACAACCGCTAAGATTGAAAATGCTCAAGTGACTTTTGTTGACCAACATCTAGAGCGTTTGAGAGAAGCCAGTCGTTACTTTGCTTACCCTTTTGATGAGGAGGCTATCTGTACACAGCTATCAACTCTGTGTGAGCAGCTGGATGTACAAAAGACCTATCGCTGTCGTATGCGTCTCGATAAGCTTGGACAGTTCACGGTTGACTGTGAGGAATTGCTGCCGCTAGCAGCTAGCATGACAGAAGCTGTGCTTGTGCAGCGAGAGAGCTCAGCTGACACACCTTTTTATTACTTCAAAACCACTTATCGCAAGCACATTTCAAGTGCATCTTGTGAGCAGATTTTCATCTCACCAGATGGCTTTTTGCAGGAAACGTCAATTGGCAATATCGTTTTGAAATACGGCGATAGCTATTACACACCGCCTGTCGAAGTAGGTATCGTAGACGGCATTTACCGCAGGTTCCTTCTTGACAAAGGGCAGGTCATTGAGAAACAATTGACACTTAGTGACCTCAAAAAAGCTGACGCCATCTATACCTGCAACAGCGTCAGAGGTCTTTATGAATTACGCTTGAAAAGCTAG
- a CDS encoding ISL3 family transposase — protein sequence MEHIKNSTKLIRIKDLNIKISIVLKHQTHIEIKAELDYPAPACPHCQGKMIKYDFQRPATIPILDVQGMATVLKLKKRRFQCKACRRVSVAKTSLVKKNCQISQPVWAKITQLLIEKQTNMDIAKRLHVSVSTVQRQLETFTFKDNFETLPEVLSWDEFARNKGKLAFIAQDFETKKIVALLENNRQTTIKKHFYKYSRQAREAVKIVTVDMSGAYIPIIRKLFPKAEIVLDRFHIVQHLARAMMTTRIAIMKAFDKKALPYRAMKNHWKILQKDSRKLSDKAFYSRTFRQTLTPREIVHKTLAFSPELRYYYELYQLLLFHFQEKRVKAFFGLIHDNLGTVNASFSRVFRTFLKHETYITNALKQPYSNAKLEATNKLIKDIKRQAFGFRNFKNFRTKILITLNIQRERTKIVLSRT from the coding sequence ATGGAACATATTAAGAATAGCACAAAACTCATTAGAATCAAAGACTTAAACATCAAAATATCAATTGTTCTCAAACATCAGACTCACATCGAGATAAAAGCCGAGCTGGATTATCCCGCTCCAGCCTGTCCTCATTGTCAAGGAAAGATGATCAAATACGATTTTCAAAGACCTGCCACCATCCCAATCTTAGACGTCCAAGGTATGGCAACTGTCCTAAAGCTTAAGAAGCGACGCTTTCAGTGTAAAGCGTGCCGTAGGGTTTCTGTCGCCAAAACTAGTCTGGTTAAGAAAAATTGCCAAATCTCACAGCCTGTCTGGGCGAAAATCACACAGCTTCTCATCGAGAAACAGACCAACATGGACATCGCAAAACGCCTACACGTCTCTGTTTCTACCGTCCAGAGACAGCTTGAAACCTTTACTTTTAAGGACAATTTTGAGACTTTACCAGAGGTCTTGAGCTGGGATGAATTCGCCAGAAACAAGGGGAAACTGGCTTTTATTGCGCAAGATTTTGAAACCAAGAAAATCGTAGCACTTCTAGAAAACAATCGTCAAACGACTATCAAGAAGCATTTCTACAAGTATTCCAGGCAAGCCAGAGAAGCAGTCAAAATCGTGACCGTGGACATGTCGGGAGCCTACATTCCCATCATCAGGAAGCTATTTCCAAAAGCTGAGATTGTCCTTGACCGTTTCCATATCGTGCAACACCTCGCTCGAGCCATGATGACCACTCGTATTGCCATCATGAAGGCATTTGACAAGAAAGCTCTGCCTTATAGAGCCATGAAAAATCACTGGAAAATCCTGCAAAAAGACAGCAGAAAGCTCTCCGACAAAGCTTTCTACTCCAGAACCTTTCGACAGACTCTGACACCTAGAGAAATTGTCCACAAAACCTTAGCTTTTTCGCCTGAACTCCGCTATTATTATGAACTTTACCAGCTACTGCTCTTTCATTTTCAAGAGAAGCGTGTCAAGGCTTTCTTTGGACTCATTCACGACAATTTGGGTACTGTCAACGCAAGTTTTTCAAGAGTTTTTCGGACTTTTCTAAAGCACGAAACTTATATTACCAACGCTCTGAAGCAACCTTATTCCAATGCCAAACTGGAAGCCACTAACAAGCTTATTAAAGACATCAAACGACAAGCGTTTGGATTTCGTAACTTCAAGAACTTTAGAACCAAGATTCTCATCACTCTGAACATACAAAGAGAGAGAACGAAAATCGTTCTCTCTCGCACATAG
- a CDS encoding IS110 family transposase — MFYVGIDIAKNKHDLACINETGETVITNFRFANSCQGFHQLKLKLEQLSPITQDVQIALESTGHYNYNIVTFLRDLGYNVFAYNPLIIKEFAKSQSLRKTKTDRKDALLIARKLRSDVTPERYQTDRVLDELKELTRYQNRLIQSRSRCKNLYIRLLDIIFPELHRIVNNLYNQFIYDLLTNYPSPQRIARARFSSLLKIKRLTADKAHQIQETAKQTIGNASPVLSLELVQLIESIKHYDKQINQVQEEINLLMIELNSPITSIPGIGSRLGAIILAEIKNIHNFKNPNQLQAFAGLDPAIYQSGQMDNTGHMVKRGSSYLRYALIQAAKLIAIYSPHFKAYLRLKISQGKHYNVAVTHVAKKLIRVIYHLLKTNQLFDEAKLR, encoded by the coding sequence ATGTTTTATGTTGGTATTGATATTGCCAAAAACAAACACGATTTAGCCTGTATCAACGAAACTGGAGAAACAGTGATAACCAACTTCAGATTTGCCAATTCTTGTCAAGGTTTTCATCAGCTGAAACTAAAGCTAGAACAGCTATCTCCTATCACACAAGATGTCCAGATAGCACTTGAAAGCACAGGACACTATAACTACAATATAGTGACCTTTTTAAGAGACTTAGGCTACAATGTATTTGCCTACAACCCGCTCATTATCAAAGAATTTGCTAAATCACAATCGCTTAGAAAAACTAAAACTGATAGGAAAGATGCCCTTTTAATTGCTCGTAAGCTACGCTCTGACGTAACCCCTGAACGTTATCAAACAGATAGGGTATTAGACGAGTTAAAAGAGCTGACACGTTATCAAAATCGCCTAATTCAATCACGATCTAGATGCAAGAATTTATACATCAGATTACTTGATATTATCTTCCCTGAACTCCACAGAATCGTTAATAATCTCTATAATCAGTTTATCTATGACTTACTAACAAACTATCCTTCTCCACAAAGAATAGCTCGTGCTCGGTTCTCATCATTGCTTAAAATTAAGCGACTAACCGCTGATAAGGCGCATCAGATACAAGAAACAGCCAAACAGACTATTGGTAATGCTTCACCTGTTTTATCCTTGGAGTTAGTTCAATTAATTGAAAGCATTAAACACTACGATAAGCAAATTAACCAAGTCCAAGAGGAAATTAACCTCTTGATGATTGAGTTGAACTCTCCTATTACTTCTATTCCTGGAATTGGAAGTCGTCTTGGTGCTATTATTCTAGCTGAAATTAAGAATATTCATAATTTCAAGAATCCAAATCAGCTCCAGGCCTTTGCAGGATTAGACCCTGCCATTTACCAATCAGGACAGATGGATAATACCGGTCATATGGTAAAACGAGGCTCCTCTTATCTAAGGTACGCTCTAATACAGGCTGCTAAGCTTATAGCCATTTATTCCCCACATTTTAAAGCCTATTTAAGACTAAAAATCAGTCAAGGAAAGCATTACAATGTAGCTGTGACACATGTTGCTAAAAAGCTCATTCGTGTAATTTATCATCTTCTTAAAACCAATCAACTGTTTGATGAAGCTAAGCTAAGGTAA
- the parE gene encoding DNA topoisomerase IV subunit B has protein sequence MPKNDINITNYGDDAIQVLEGLDAVRKRPGMYIGSTDSTGLHHLVWEIVDNAVDEALSGFGQQIDVTLNADGSVSVADSGRGMPTGMHAMGIPTVEVIFTVLHAGGKFGQGGYKTSGGLHGVGSSVVNALSTWLEVEIKRDGNLYKQRFEMGGKPVTTLEKIGKVPKNQTGTKVTFLPDASIFSTTEFKFNTICERLKESAFLLKDVTMTLTDLRGDEPVKETFHYENGVEDFVSYLNEDKETLTPVIFIEGNEQEFQVQVALQYNDGFSDNILSFVNNVRTKDGGTHETGLKSALTKAMNDYARKTGLLKEKDKNLEGADYREGLSAVLSILVPEEYLQFEGQTKDKLGSPLARPIVEGIVAEKLTFFLLENGEVATNLIKKAIKARDAREAARKARDASRNGKKNKKDKGLLSGKLTPAQSKNPAKNELYLVEGDSAGGSAKQGRDRKFQAILPLRGKVLNTAKAKMADILKNEEINTMIYTIGAGVGSDFKVEDINYDKIIIMTDADTDGAHIQTLLLTFFYRYMRPLVEKGHVYIALPPLYKMSKGKGKSEKIAYAWTDGELEELRKNFGKGASLQRYKGLGEMNADQLWETTMNPESRTLIQVTIDDLARAERRVNTLMGDKVAPRRKWIEDNVKFTLEENTVF, from the coding sequence ATGCCTAAAAATGATATTAACATAACAAATTATGGTGATGACGCCATTCAGGTGCTAGAAGGGCTTGATGCAGTTCGCAAGCGTCCTGGGATGTATATCGGCTCCACCGATAGCACAGGTCTGCACCACTTGGTTTGGGAGATTGTAGACAATGCAGTTGACGAAGCTTTATCTGGCTTTGGTCAGCAGATTGATGTGACGCTGAATGCGGACGGCTCTGTCAGTGTCGCAGACAGTGGTCGTGGAATGCCGACAGGCATGCACGCTATGGGAATTCCTACTGTTGAGGTGATTTTTACAGTTCTGCACGCTGGAGGGAAGTTTGGTCAAGGTGGCTACAAGACCTCTGGTGGTCTTCACGGTGTCGGCTCTTCTGTGGTCAATGCCCTCTCAACTTGGCTTGAAGTAGAAATCAAGCGTGACGGCAATCTCTACAAGCAGCGCTTTGAAATGGGCGGAAAACCTGTCACAACGCTTGAAAAAATCGGTAAAGTGCCTAAAAATCAGACAGGGACAAAGGTGACTTTCCTGCCAGACGCCAGCATTTTTTCGACAACAGAGTTTAAGTTCAACACCATCTGTGAGCGTTTGAAAGAGTCTGCTTTTCTCTTAAAGGACGTCACCATGACGCTGACGGATTTGCGAGGCGACGAGCCGGTCAAGGAAACCTTCCACTATGAAAATGGTGTCGAGGATTTTGTCAGCTATCTCAACGAGGACAAGGAAACTTTAACGCCCGTTATCTTTATCGAGGGTAATGAGCAGGAGTTTCAAGTGCAGGTGGCGCTTCAGTATAACGACGGCTTTTCTGATAACATCCTCTCCTTTGTCAACAACGTCAGAACCAAGGACGGTGGGACGCATGAGACAGGTCTCAAGTCAGCTCTGACAAAAGCCATGAACGATTATGCCAGAAAAACTGGGCTTTTAAAAGAAAAAGACAAAAATCTAGAGGGCGCTGACTACCGTGAGGGGCTGTCTGCCGTGCTGTCTATCCTCGTGCCTGAAGAGTATTTGCAGTTTGAAGGGCAGACCAAGGACAAGCTAGGTAGTCCCCTTGCTCGTCCCATTGTTGAGGGCATTGTCGCTGAAAAGCTGACCTTTTTCCTTTTAGAAAATGGAGAAGTGGCGACCAACCTCATCAAAAAAGCCATTAAAGCCCGTGATGCTCGTGAGGCGGCACGAAAAGCCCGAGACGCTAGTCGTAATGGCAAAAAAAACAAAAAAGACAAAGGCTTGTTGTCTGGGAAATTGACCCCAGCCCAGTCTAAAAATCCAGCTAAAAACGAGCTCTATCTGGTCGAAGGGGACTCTGCGGGAGGTTCAGCAAAGCAAGGACGCGACCGCAAGTTCCAAGCTATTTTACCGCTACGTGGTAAGGTGCTAAACACCGCTAAAGCCAAGATGGCAGACATTCTCAAAAATGAGGAAATCAACACCATGATTTACACCATCGGTGCTGGTGTGGGGAGTGACTTTAAGGTTGAGGACATCAACTACGACAAGATTATCATCATGACCGATGCGGATACAGATGGTGCGCACATCCAGACGCTGCTGTTGACCTTTTTCTACCGCTACATGCGCCCGCTAGTTGAAAAGGGGCACGTCTATATCGCCTTGCCACCGCTCTATAAGATGAGTAAAGGCAAAGGCAAGTCTGAGAAAATTGCTTATGCTTGGACAGATGGCGAGCTTGAGGAATTGCGCAAGAACTTTGGCAAGGGAGCGAGTCTCCAGCGCTACAAAGGGCTCGGTGAGATGAATGCCGACCAACTCTGGGAGACGACCATGAATCCAGAGAGCCGTACACTCATTCAGGTGACTATTGATGACCTTGCACGTGCTGAGCGTCGTGTCAATACCCTCATGGGCGATAAAGTCGCCCCACGCCGCAAGTGGATTGAAGACAATGTCAAGTTTACCTTGGAGGAAAATACAGTGTTTTAG
- a CDS encoding HIRAN domain-containing protein produces MTDIVKGFEPSRHFCDFHLAGFTYHDGLDVISELTLGAPVSLKAEPNNIHDPEAVAVFYGDTKIGYVPQGKNKRLFQLIYFGYGDILEAQIQMAKLDTHPERQFRVLVRLKDRRKK; encoded by the coding sequence ATGACTGATATTGTAAAAGGATTTGAGCCGAGCAGGCATTTTTGTGATTTTCATTTGGCAGGATTTACCTATCATGACGGACTTGACGTGATTAGCGAGTTGACCTTGGGAGCACCAGTTTCTCTAAAGGCTGAACCTAACAACATCCACGACCCAGAAGCCGTCGCTGTTTTTTACGGCGACACCAAGATTGGCTACGTGCCACAGGGTAAAAACAAGCGTCTCTTTCAGCTCATCTACTTTGGCTATGGCGATATTTTGGAAGCGCAGATACAAATGGCAAAGCTAGACACCCATCCAGAACGCCAATTTCGCGTGCTGGTACGCCTAAAGGACAGACGTAAGAAGTAG
- a CDS encoding GNAT family N-acetyltransferase — MQLKPYEDKYKNQVIALILYLQNYDNKVDLSLEEQPDMNAIPRYYFETGGNFWIVVNDEDLVVGTIGFLVKGKTGVLKKFFVHPDYRGRDKGVSTPLYDKLIETAKEKELDAIVLDTPANCHAAHRFYEKKGFVRIEKDDLPVQYDYPDRDSLLFLLEL; from the coding sequence ATGCAGCTAAAACCTTACGAAGACAAATACAAAAATCAAGTCATTGCGCTCATTCTCTACTTGCAAAACTATGATAACAAGGTAGACTTGTCGCTGGAGGAACAGCCTGATATGAATGCCATTCCTCGTTATTATTTTGAGACAGGTGGCAATTTCTGGATTGTGGTCAACGACGAGGACTTGGTGGTGGGCACCATTGGCTTTCTGGTCAAGGGAAAGACCGGTGTGCTCAAGAAATTTTTCGTTCATCCAGACTATCGTGGGCGTGACAAAGGCGTCTCAACGCCACTTTATGACAAGCTAATTGAGACGGCAAAAGAAAAAGAGCTGGATGCTATCGTGCTAGATACGCCAGCCAACTGTCATGCGGCTCATCGTTTCTACGAGAAAAAGGGATTTGTCCGCATTGAAAAAGACGATTTGCCAGTGCAGTATGATTATCCTGACAGAGACTCGCTCTTGTTTTTGCTAGAGCTTTAG